From the genome of Streptomyces sp. NBC_00659, one region includes:
- the trhA gene encoding PAQR family membrane homeostasis protein TrhA encodes MEGGVECAAVVLEPRMRGWLHAGVFPLSLAGGIVLIAVSRSAAAVAACSVYAVSACLLFGTSAVYHCGTWGPRGEAALRRLDHANIFLIIAGTCTPLAVLLIPSDQRSVLLWIVWTGALADIAFRVLWVTAPRWLYTPCYLALGWAPVRYLPGFLHTGGAAVLALIVAGGLLYSAGAVVYALKRPDPSPDWFGFHEIFHALTVAAFTAHYTAIVLAAA; translated from the coding sequence ATGGAAGGCGGGGTGGAGTGTGCGGCGGTTGTGCTGGAGCCGAGGATGCGCGGCTGGCTGCACGCCGGGGTGTTCCCGCTCTCGCTGGCCGGCGGCATCGTCCTGATCGCCGTTTCGCGCTCGGCTGCGGCAGTGGCGGCCTGCTCGGTGTACGCGGTGTCGGCCTGCCTGCTGTTCGGTACCAGCGCGGTCTACCACTGCGGAACGTGGGGTCCACGCGGGGAGGCGGCCCTGCGTCGGCTGGACCACGCGAACATCTTCCTGATCATCGCCGGCACCTGCACCCCCCTGGCCGTGCTCCTCATCCCGTCGGACCAGCGGTCCGTGCTGCTGTGGATCGTCTGGACAGGCGCGCTGGCCGACATCGCGTTCCGGGTCCTGTGGGTCACAGCTCCGCGCTGGCTGTACACCCCGTGTTACCTGGCCCTGGGATGGGCACCGGTGCGCTACCTGCCCGGCTTCCTGCACACCGGCGGAGCGGCCGTACTCGCCCTGATCGTGGCCGGCGGGCTGCTCTACAGCGCGGGCGCGGTCGTCTACGCCCTCAAGCGCCCCGATCCTTCACCGGACTGGTTCGGCTTCCACGAGATCTTCCACGCCCTGACCGTCGCCGCCTTCACCGCGCACTACACAGCCATCGTCCTGGCAGCCGCGTGA
- a CDS encoding PP2C family protein-serine/threonine phosphatase: MTLAGTLEAAESAAPVESLDVVARMLKEHLGAVSVSFLITDFTGSSVVRLGAAGSVDTDEPARRITLRGTLYDNVIRTQRPSVEDKGEGALVRIVAPVTNRGDAIGLLELFLPATPDAEVMQEVSETAHALAYIVIANRSFTDVYQWARRTTPLSLAAEIQHRLLPASLACEAAQFAVAGVLEPADHVGGDTFDYVIDRDTVQLSITDAMGHDVDAALLATLVVGALRRARRAGASLEEQAHEADRAVREHGREGYVTGQLLRISLLDGGTEFVNAGHPWPLRMRDGQVREIVPKVDRPFGFHAPHTYRVQSLDLRPGDRLVMLTDGMLERNAKTLDLSDLIVRSRALHPREAARALIAAIVDAGHGHLEDDATVMCLDWHGTGHSQRDAATGADLSDASAPSRTGRTSPGR; encoded by the coding sequence ATGACCTTGGCGGGGACGCTGGAGGCGGCGGAGTCTGCGGCGCCGGTGGAGTCGCTCGACGTGGTCGCGCGGATGCTCAAGGAACATCTCGGGGCCGTGTCGGTGTCGTTCCTCATCACCGACTTCACCGGTAGCTCCGTCGTACGGCTGGGGGCGGCGGGCAGCGTCGATACCGACGAACCCGCACGGCGCATCACGCTGCGGGGCACCCTGTACGACAACGTGATCCGCACCCAGCGGCCGAGCGTGGAGGACAAGGGCGAGGGCGCGCTGGTGCGGATCGTCGCCCCGGTGACCAATCGTGGGGACGCCATCGGGCTCCTCGAACTGTTCCTGCCCGCGACTCCGGACGCGGAGGTGATGCAAGAGGTCAGCGAGACCGCGCACGCCCTGGCGTACATCGTCATCGCGAACCGCTCCTTCACCGACGTCTACCAGTGGGCCCGTCGCACCACCCCGCTGAGCCTGGCCGCCGAGATCCAGCACCGGCTGCTCCCGGCGTCGCTGGCGTGCGAGGCGGCGCAGTTCGCGGTCGCCGGGGTGCTGGAGCCCGCCGACCATGTCGGAGGTGACACCTTCGACTACGTGATCGACCGGGACACCGTCCAGCTCTCCATCACCGACGCCATGGGGCACGACGTCGACGCCGCACTCCTGGCCACCCTCGTGGTCGGGGCCCTGCGCCGGGCACGGCGGGCCGGTGCGAGCCTTGAGGAGCAGGCCCACGAAGCCGACCGTGCTGTGCGGGAACACGGCCGCGAGGGTTATGTCACCGGCCAGCTGCTGCGGATCAGTCTGCTCGACGGCGGTACCGAGTTCGTCAACGCCGGCCACCCCTGGCCGCTGCGCATGCGGGACGGCCAGGTACGGGAGATCGTTCCGAAGGTCGATAGGCCGTTCGGCTTCCACGCCCCTCACACCTACCGGGTGCAGTCGCTGGACCTGCGGCCCGGGGATCGGCTGGTGATGCTGACGGACGGCATGCTGGAGCGCAATGCCAAGACCCTGGATCTGTCGGACCTGATCGTCCGCAGCCGCGCCCTGCATCCCCGCGAAGCCGCCCGCGCCCTCATCGCCGCGATTGTCGACGCCGGCCATGGTCACCTGGAAGACGACGCGACCGTCATGTGCCTGGACTGGCACGGCACCGGCCACTCCCAGCGGGACGCCGCTACCGGCGCCGACCTCAGCGACGCCTCCGCACCGTCACGGACGGGACGGACCAGTCCCGGGCGATGA
- a CDS encoding DUF5994 family protein has product MTAAVSLSPTPEVEDRSSSSSVRLSLAPIGPAPALLDGAWWPRARVLGAELPALTAVLDPLWGRITRVTVNPTHWPVVPRKVPVAGHVVNVGCFLAEQDPHELLLLSYHMGRWNLLVIPPRTDPVSAAWLMAAASDPLGTSTASRLMEEAARLRTVSESDRAVEAVRDSEGGHEVRGPAAPPARPRIPLATATLPCQPLGR; this is encoded by the coding sequence ATGACTGCGGCCGTTTCCCTCTCGCCGACACCCGAAGTCGAAGACCGGTCCTCCTCGTCCTCTGTCCGTCTCTCGCTCGCTCCCATCGGTCCTGCTCCGGCCCTGCTGGACGGCGCATGGTGGCCCCGCGCCCGCGTTCTCGGGGCGGAACTCCCCGCCCTGACAGCCGTACTGGATCCGCTGTGGGGGCGGATCACCCGGGTGACGGTGAATCCCACACACTGGCCGGTCGTCCCGCGCAAGGTGCCCGTCGCCGGGCATGTGGTGAACGTGGGTTGCTTCCTGGCCGAGCAGGACCCACATGAACTACTGCTGCTCTCCTACCACATGGGCCGCTGGAACCTCCTGGTGATCCCGCCGCGGACGGACCCCGTCTCAGCCGCCTGGCTGATGGCCGCCGCGAGCGACCCCCTGGGCACGTCGACCGCGAGCCGACTGATGGAGGAGGCGGCTCGCCTGCGGACAGTGTCCGAGAGCGACCGGGCCGTGGAGGCGGTCCGGGACTCCGAAGGAGGACATGAGGTCCGCGGTCCGGCCGCACCTCCCGCACGTCCACGAATCCCGCTCGCCACCGCCACGCTGCCGTGTCAGCCGCTGGGGAGGTGA
- a CDS encoding STAS domain-containing protein produces MPRPQLAVYRRDRGKRALITLAGEIDLESAPLVRTALARCLSDGIRTIDIDLTPVTFCDCTGLNVFLHAAQQTTEAGGTLRLHHPPPTLGLILDLTGSGFLLLDDPLGHLSPPLGDVPAPAAQTPRRRAVPLASVLSGDAP; encoded by the coding sequence ATGCCCCGACCGCAGCTCGCCGTCTACCGCCGTGACCGAGGGAAGCGGGCACTGATCACCCTGGCCGGTGAGATCGACCTGGAATCGGCCCCGCTGGTACGCACGGCACTGGCGCGATGTCTGAGCGACGGCATCCGCACCATCGACATCGACCTCACCCCTGTCACCTTCTGCGACTGCACCGGCCTCAACGTCTTCCTCCACGCCGCGCAGCAGACCACCGAGGCCGGCGGGACCCTGCGACTGCACCACCCGCCGCCGACACTGGGCCTGATCCTCGACCTCACCGGCTCCGGGTTCCTGCTCCTCGACGATCCGCTCGGGCATCTGTCACCTCCGCTCGGGGATGTCCCGGCCCCAGCCGCCCAGACCCCGCGGCGCCGGGCTGTTCCGCTTGCCTCTGTGCTCTCGGGTGATGCGCCGTGA
- the acs gene encoding acetate--CoA ligase: MSAARDREPVEGGASIAGLQKEERRFAPPADLAANANVTAEAYEQAKADRLGFWAEQARRLTWATEPTETLDWSNPPFAKWFADGKLNVAYNCVDRHVEAGNGDRVAIHFEGEPGDSRAITYAELKDEVSRAANALTELGIEQGDRVAVYLPMIPEAVVAMLACARIGAAHSVVFGGFSADAIATRIQDADAKLVITSDGGYRRGKPSALKPAVDDAVSRVDGVDKVLVVRRTGEDVAWTEGRDVWWHDIVGRQSAEHTPQAFDAEQPLFILYTSGTTGKPKGILHTSGGYLTQASYTHHAVFDLKPETDVYWCTADVGWVTGHSYITYGPLSNGATQVMYEGTPDTPHQGRFWEIVQKYGVTILYTAPTAIRTFMKWGDDIPAKFDLSSLRVLGSVGEPINPEAWIWYRKHIGQDRTPIVDTWWQTETGAMMISPLPGVTETKPGSAQRALPGISATVVDDDANEVPDGGGGYLVLTEPWPSMLRTIWGDDQRFLDTYWSRFEGKYFAGDGAKKDDDGDIWLLGRVDDVMLVSGHNISTTEVESALVSHPSVAEAAVVGAADETTGQAIVAFVILRGTASAEDPGLVADLRNHVGTTLGPIAKPKRVLPVAELPKTRSGKIMRRLLRDVAENRELGDVTTLTDSTVMDLIQAKLPAAPSED, encoded by the coding sequence ATGTCTGCAGCACGCGACCGTGAACCAGTCGAAGGCGGCGCTTCGATCGCCGGTCTCCAGAAGGAAGAGCGCAGGTTCGCGCCGCCCGCCGACCTGGCGGCGAACGCCAATGTCACCGCGGAGGCGTATGAGCAGGCCAAGGCTGACAGGCTCGGCTTCTGGGCCGAGCAGGCCCGCCGGCTGACCTGGGCCACCGAGCCGACCGAGACACTGGACTGGTCCAATCCGCCGTTCGCGAAGTGGTTCGCCGACGGAAAGCTGAACGTCGCGTACAACTGCGTGGACCGGCATGTCGAGGCCGGGAACGGCGACCGCGTCGCCATCCACTTCGAGGGCGAGCCGGGCGACAGCCGGGCCATCACCTACGCCGAGCTCAAGGACGAGGTGTCGAGGGCCGCGAACGCCCTGACCGAGCTGGGCATCGAACAGGGCGACCGGGTCGCCGTCTACCTGCCGATGATCCCCGAGGCCGTCGTCGCGATGCTGGCCTGCGCCCGTATCGGCGCCGCGCACTCGGTGGTGTTCGGCGGATTCTCCGCGGACGCGATCGCCACCCGCATCCAGGACGCCGACGCCAAGCTGGTCATCACCTCCGACGGCGGCTACCGGCGCGGCAAGCCCTCCGCGCTCAAGCCGGCCGTCGACGACGCGGTGAGCCGGGTCGACGGGGTCGACAAGGTGCTGGTGGTGCGCCGTACCGGCGAGGACGTCGCCTGGACCGAGGGCCGCGACGTGTGGTGGCACGACATCGTCGGGCGGCAGTCGGCCGAGCACACGCCGCAGGCCTTCGACGCCGAGCAGCCGCTGTTCATCCTCTACACCTCCGGGACCACGGGTAAGCCCAAGGGCATCCTGCACACCTCGGGCGGCTACCTCACCCAGGCCTCGTACACCCACCACGCCGTCTTCGACCTCAAGCCGGAGACCGACGTGTACTGGTGCACGGCCGACGTCGGCTGGGTCACCGGGCACTCGTACATCACCTACGGACCGCTCTCCAACGGCGCGACCCAGGTCATGTACGAGGGAACCCCGGACACGCCGCACCAGGGCCGGTTCTGGGAGATCGTGCAGAAGTACGGGGTGACGATCCTCTACACCGCGCCCACGGCCATCCGCACCTTCATGAAGTGGGGCGACGACATCCCCGCGAAGTTCGACCTGTCCTCGCTGCGGGTGCTCGGGTCGGTCGGCGAGCCGATCAACCCCGAGGCCTGGATCTGGTACCGCAAGCACATCGGCCAGGACCGCACGCCGATCGTCGACACCTGGTGGCAGACCGAGACCGGCGCGATGATGATCAGCCCGCTGCCCGGGGTCACCGAGACCAAACCGGGCTCGGCACAGCGGGCACTGCCCGGCATCTCGGCCACGGTCGTCGACGACGACGCGAACGAGGTCCCCGACGGCGGTGGCGGCTACCTCGTCCTCACCGAGCCGTGGCCCTCCATGCTGCGCACGATCTGGGGTGACGACCAGCGGTTCCTCGACACGTACTGGTCACGCTTCGAGGGCAAGTACTTCGCCGGGGACGGCGCCAAGAAGGACGACGACGGCGACATCTGGCTGCTCGGCCGCGTCGACGACGTGATGCTCGTGTCCGGGCACAACATCTCCACCACCGAGGTCGAATCCGCCCTCGTCTCCCACCCGTCGGTCGCCGAGGCGGCCGTCGTGGGCGCCGCGGACGAGACCACCGGACAGGCGATCGTCGCCTTCGTCATCCTGCGCGGCACCGCCTCCGCCGAGGACCCCGGACTGGTCGCCGACCTGCGCAACCACGTCGGCACCACCCTCGGCCCGATCGCCAAGCCCAAGCGGGTCCTGCCGGTGGCCGAACTGCCCAAGACCCGGTCCGGGAAGATCATGCGCCGCCTGCTGCGCGACGTGGCCGAGAACCGCGAACTCGGTGACGTCACCACACTCACCGACTCCACGGTGATGGACCTGATCCAGGCGAAGCTGCCGGCCGCACCCAGCGAGGACTGA
- a CDS encoding TetR/AcrR family transcriptional regulator, which produces MTDEHDRPTPYREPRQARSAATLARVLQAAEDVVGSSGLDEMTISGVAERAGVSVGTIYRRFEDKEQLINALTERMLDRREEYVAERLRTAEPSLSGVLDAYAHALLQSFADSTSLFPELLRVRGTKSLERGARTITAVHRLLLEGAAPYTDQIRRSDPQAALDTAARAILGACFHNSVRPDPATGEVAQRRYADELSDMAIAYLLTPGRRDTTHA; this is translated from the coding sequence ATGACCGACGAGCACGACCGCCCGACGCCTTACAGGGAGCCCCGGCAGGCGCGCAGCGCGGCGACGCTGGCTCGCGTGCTGCAGGCGGCCGAGGACGTGGTCGGCTCGTCCGGCCTGGACGAGATGACGATCTCCGGCGTCGCGGAACGAGCCGGCGTCTCGGTCGGCACGATCTACCGCCGCTTCGAGGACAAAGAGCAGCTGATCAACGCGCTGACGGAGCGGATGCTGGACCGGCGCGAGGAGTACGTGGCCGAGCGGCTCCGCACGGCCGAACCGTCACTCTCCGGCGTCCTGGACGCCTACGCGCACGCCCTGCTGCAGTCCTTCGCCGACAGCACCAGTCTGTTCCCCGAGCTGCTGCGCGTACGCGGGACGAAGTCCCTGGAGCGCGGCGCCCGCACCATCACCGCGGTCCACCGTCTTCTGCTCGAAGGGGCGGCTCCCTACACGGACCAGATCCGCCGCTCCGACCCGCAGGCGGCGCTCGACACTGCCGCCCGCGCCATCCTCGGCGCCTGCTTCCACAACTCCGTACGGCCCGACCCGGCGACCGGCGAAGTGGCCCAACGCCGCTACGCGGACGAACTCAGCGACATGGCGATCGCCTACCTCCTCACACCCGGCCGCCGGGACACCACTCACGCCTGA
- a CDS encoding acyl-CoA dehydrogenase family protein, whose product MSARRLLPNDESLDLIRLVRKLAADELASRADADEANEAFPRDVFRLLGRVGLLGLPYSEAYGGSGLSYEVYLQVVEEIASVWASVGVGVSVHVLSCFGLATMGTEEQKQEWLPAMLGGELLGAYCLSEPHAGSDPAALRTRARLDGDHYVLNGAKAWTTHGGHADYYKVMARTSEDRTGISCFMIPAGTEGLTADVPERKMGLTGSTTATMVLRDVRVPVERRIGAEGGGLRIALASLDSGRLGIAAVAVGLAQGALDHAIAYARDRETFGSRIIDHQGVAFLLADMEAAVFSARTATLHAARLKDAGLPFSREASVAKLVATDNAMRVTTDAVQVLGGVGYTREFPVERYMREAKLTQIFEGTNQIQRMVIGRSLAKSNHGDLTLAP is encoded by the coding sequence ATGAGCGCGCGTCGTCTGCTACCGAACGATGAGTCCCTTGACCTCATCAGACTGGTCCGGAAGCTGGCGGCCGATGAACTCGCGTCGCGAGCGGATGCCGATGAGGCGAACGAGGCATTCCCTCGTGACGTGTTCAGGCTCCTCGGACGCGTCGGCCTGCTCGGTTTGCCGTACTCCGAGGCGTACGGCGGCAGCGGCCTGTCCTACGAGGTGTACCTCCAGGTTGTCGAAGAGATCGCGTCCGTGTGGGCTTCGGTCGGCGTAGGTGTCTCCGTGCACGTGCTGTCGTGTTTCGGTCTGGCGACGATGGGCACCGAGGAGCAGAAGCAGGAGTGGCTGCCCGCGATGCTCGGTGGCGAGTTGCTGGGTGCCTACTGCCTCTCGGAGCCGCACGCCGGCTCGGACCCGGCAGCGCTGCGGACCCGGGCCCGTCTGGACGGCGATCACTACGTCCTGAACGGTGCGAAAGCCTGGACGACCCACGGCGGCCACGCGGACTACTACAAGGTCATGGCCCGCACCTCGGAGGACCGCACGGGTATCTCGTGCTTCATGATCCCCGCCGGCACCGAGGGCCTCACCGCTGATGTACCCGAACGGAAGATGGGCCTGACCGGGTCCACGACGGCGACCATGGTCCTCCGGGACGTCCGTGTCCCGGTCGAGCGGCGTATCGGTGCCGAGGGCGGCGGCCTGCGCATCGCTCTCGCGAGCCTGGATTCCGGCCGTCTCGGTATCGCGGCCGTCGCGGTCGGTCTCGCCCAGGGCGCTCTCGACCACGCGATCGCCTATGCACGCGATCGGGAGACGTTCGGATCACGCATCATCGACCACCAGGGAGTCGCGTTCCTGCTCGCCGACATGGAGGCCGCGGTCTTCTCAGCGCGTACTGCGACCCTCCATGCCGCCCGGCTGAAGGACGCGGGACTGCCGTTCAGCCGTGAGGCGTCGGTCGCGAAGCTCGTCGCGACCGACAACGCGATGCGTGTCACCACTGATGCGGTGCAGGTCCTCGGCGGGGTCGGCTACACGCGCGAGTTCCCGGTCGAACGGTACATGCGTGAGGCCAAATTGACTCAGATCTTCGAAGGCACGAACCAGATTCAGCGCATGGTCATCGGGCGGTCGCTCGCCAAGTCCAACCATGGTGACCTCACCCTGGCCCCTTGA